In Sporichthya polymorpha DSM 43042, a genomic segment contains:
- a CDS encoding NAD-dependent epimerase/dehydratase family protein, with protein MGHGGRVLVTGGTGAFGIATSTWLSRLGHDVVVFARREPERLPARATFFRGDICDPASVRAAMTDCDAVVHLAWAVSGSISLEAATPLNIGGTENVLKAMADTGCARLVFASSITAYGGHPDHPQPWHEDEELRPGRDMVYELHKAEAEQLIVASGVSAVRVRPTVVVGRHAHNAPANVYRQLVIPNLGWGMQSVHQDDVGRFFAQACTSTQTGAVNLAADDVVSWAEIARLCRRPLLPFSVPAVTAVLRQVGKVVPAAHSAPELVNLMAHFPIGDTTRLKEDFGFSVAWTSAEAFADQGRTSGSHVVLGMKEVRRPNRLDRVRDHGAAGGDDAGNFVEAIDPAVAGEFDTVRTDPRYPDWTAANLAEAFPGPMTPLSLQMGWESLSTSADLVARLLPLPEHIADNIRRRQLGIFGHRLYNNTSVLEEMVVAVPGQTPEDFKYQTLGQPYPENFVRPRTTPRDVLGYARFALQAGPRLAGLDAEVGRAIARAQEHAARLDPDATLPDERLLASIDVLWDDTLKAWQTGNVCTFLVSGPTAILERKYGRQAILALRGEAGSLPSGRLLHGIGNLARIARTNDTVGALLSGGIDDTTLDRLAADAPSFAREVRKLLADCGHRGPGETELANKVYADSPALLLRAIAGSMSERSALPPASPPSGLAARLGKVALQAICRRERARDAVVLTTHQLRKALREWERRLIERGRLTEPGDVFHLRLDEVYAANARDFRELVARRRAERIRLAALNLPTDFSGQISLDAEAAAFSSGAVLTGIPASPGTVRGRVRRMSSPEDDLDEGEILVASATDTGWTPFFGVASAVVTEFGGLMSHASIVAREFGIPAVVGLGGACVRLTDGQLVEVDGAAGTVTVLP; from the coding sequence GTGGGTCACGGCGGGCGGGTCCTGGTCACCGGTGGGACCGGAGCGTTCGGCATCGCGACGAGCACGTGGCTGTCTCGACTCGGCCACGACGTCGTGGTCTTCGCCCGCCGCGAACCCGAGCGACTTCCCGCCCGGGCGACGTTCTTCCGCGGCGACATCTGCGACCCCGCGAGCGTCCGGGCGGCGATGACCGACTGCGATGCGGTCGTGCACCTCGCGTGGGCGGTGAGCGGGTCGATCAGCCTCGAGGCCGCGACGCCGCTCAACATCGGCGGCACCGAGAACGTGCTCAAGGCTATGGCCGACACCGGCTGCGCGCGCCTGGTCTTCGCGTCCTCGATCACCGCGTACGGCGGGCACCCCGACCATCCGCAGCCCTGGCACGAGGACGAGGAACTGCGCCCCGGCCGCGACATGGTCTACGAACTCCACAAGGCCGAGGCCGAACAGCTCATCGTCGCGAGCGGGGTGTCCGCGGTGCGCGTCCGCCCGACGGTGGTCGTCGGCCGGCACGCGCACAACGCGCCGGCGAACGTCTACCGGCAGCTGGTGATCCCGAACCTCGGCTGGGGCATGCAGTCGGTCCACCAGGACGACGTCGGCCGCTTTTTCGCGCAGGCGTGCACCTCGACGCAGACCGGCGCGGTGAACCTCGCCGCCGACGACGTCGTCAGCTGGGCCGAGATCGCGCGGTTGTGCCGGCGCCCGCTGCTGCCGTTCTCCGTCCCGGCCGTGACCGCGGTGCTGCGTCAGGTCGGCAAGGTCGTCCCCGCCGCGCACTCCGCGCCGGAGCTCGTGAATCTGATGGCTCATTTCCCCATCGGTGACACGACGCGGCTGAAGGAGGACTTCGGGTTCTCCGTCGCGTGGACCAGCGCCGAGGCGTTCGCGGACCAGGGCCGGACGTCCGGCTCGCACGTTGTGCTCGGGATGAAGGAGGTGCGCCGGCCGAACCGGCTCGACCGCGTCCGCGACCACGGCGCGGCCGGGGGCGACGACGCCGGCAATTTCGTCGAGGCGATCGACCCCGCCGTCGCGGGTGAGTTCGACACCGTCCGCACAGACCCCCGCTATCCCGACTGGACCGCCGCCAACCTCGCCGAAGCCTTCCCCGGCCCGATGACCCCGCTCTCGCTGCAGATGGGGTGGGAGTCGCTGAGCACCAGCGCCGACCTCGTCGCGCGGTTGCTGCCGCTGCCGGAGCACATCGCGGACAACATCCGCCGTCGCCAGCTCGGCATCTTCGGCCACCGCCTCTACAACAACACCTCCGTGCTGGAGGAGATGGTCGTCGCCGTCCCCGGTCAGACGCCCGAGGACTTCAAGTACCAGACGCTGGGTCAGCCGTACCCGGAGAACTTCGTCCGCCCGCGAACGACGCCGCGCGACGTCCTCGGGTACGCGCGCTTCGCACTGCAGGCGGGGCCGCGGCTCGCCGGCCTCGACGCCGAGGTCGGCCGCGCGATCGCCCGGGCGCAGGAGCACGCCGCACGCCTCGACCCCGACGCGACGCTGCCGGACGAGCGGCTGCTCGCATCCATCGACGTCCTCTGGGACGACACCCTCAAGGCGTGGCAGACCGGCAACGTCTGCACGTTCCTCGTCAGTGGCCCGACCGCGATCCTCGAGCGCAAGTACGGCCGCCAGGCGATCCTCGCGCTCAGAGGCGAGGCGGGGTCGCTGCCCAGCGGGCGGCTGCTGCACGGCATCGGGAACCTCGCGCGGATCGCGCGGACCAACGACACCGTCGGCGCTCTGCTCAGCGGCGGGATCGACGACACGACGCTCGACCGGCTCGCCGCGGACGCGCCGAGCTTCGCCCGCGAGGTCCGCAAGCTGCTCGCGGACTGCGGTCACCGCGGCCCCGGCGAGACCGAGCTCGCCAACAAGGTCTACGCCGACTCCCCCGCCTTGCTGCTCCGCGCGATCGCGGGTTCGATGAGTGAGCGCTCCGCCCTGCCACCCGCGAGCCCGCCCTCGGGGCTCGCCGCCCGGCTGGGGAAGGTCGCGCTCCAGGCGATCTGCCGGCGCGAACGGGCCCGTGACGCCGTCGTGCTGACGACGCATCAGCTGCGCAAGGCGCTGCGCGAGTGGGAGCGCCGGCTGATCGAACGCGGCCGGCTGACCGAGCCCGGCGACGTCTTCCACCTCCGTCTCGACGAGGTGTACGCGGCGAACGCCCGGGACTTCCGGGAGCTCGTCGCCCGCCGCCGGGCCGAGCGGATTCGGCTGGCCGCGCTGAACCTGCCTACCGACTTCTCCGGGCAGATCTCCCTGGACGCCGAGGCCGCGGCTTTCAGCTCGGGCGCGGTGCTCACCGGGATCCCCGCCTCCCCCGGGACCGTCCGCGGCCGGGTCCGGCGCATGTCCTCCCCCGAGGACGACCTCGACGAGGGCGAGATCCTCGTCGCGAGCGCCACCGACACCGGGTGGACCCCGTTCTTCGGCGTCGCCTCCGCCGTCGTCACCGAGTTCGGCGGGCTGATGTCCCACGCGTCCATCGTCGCCCGGGAGTTCGGCATCCCCGCCGTCGTCGGGCTGGGCGGCGCCTGCGTCCGCCTGACGGACGGTCAGCTCGTCGAGGTCGACGGCGCCGCCGGCACCGTCACCGTCCTCCCCTGA
- a CDS encoding histidine phosphatase family protein: METDPEDGTHPLNDPVFVVGRHRLPYAPLDRIFLNQPDLAGSLFLIRHGRQEMPRTVSREHFLDPPLDDVGRRQAAAVAERMKRFDLQRIYCSDLQRARDTAGAIADATGVPIAGELPELREIDLYRDLAVAEILGVRADMVFNPAHCSITWLRYAPDSRREIHSLNLVEHLLDDDLLTY, from the coding sequence ATGGAGACGGACCCCGAGGACGGGACGCACCCACTGAACGATCCGGTCTTCGTGGTCGGTCGGCATCGGTTGCCGTACGCGCCGCTCGACCGGATCTTTCTCAACCAGCCCGACCTCGCCGGGTCGCTGTTCCTGATCCGTCACGGCCGGCAGGAGATGCCGCGCACCGTGAGCCGGGAGCACTTCCTCGACCCGCCGCTGGACGACGTCGGGCGTCGACAGGCCGCGGCCGTCGCGGAGCGCATGAAGCGGTTCGACCTGCAGCGGATCTACTGCAGCGATCTGCAGCGGGCGCGCGACACGGCCGGAGCGATCGCCGACGCCACCGGGGTGCCGATCGCGGGCGAGCTGCCCGAGCTTCGCGAGATCGACCTCTACCGCGACCTGGCCGTCGCGGAAATCCTCGGCGTCCGCGCGGACATGGTCTTCAACCCCGCGCACTGCTCGATCACGTGGCTCCGCTACGCGCCGGACTCGCGGCGCGAGATCCACTCCCTGAACCTCGTCGAGCACCTGCTCGACGACGACCTGCTCACCTACTGA
- a CDS encoding FAS1-like dehydratase domain-containing protein, whose amino-acid sequence MDGPGHTDHPAAKLIGETLLSFSMPIERGKVREFARATGADVALYDAADAPIPPTFLVSSMLWEPAGVSLVERLGLDLTRVLQGGQEYRFPGELPRVGDHLDIDVTVESVTSKPGKRGSMTFLVLLTTYRRGGGIVAEGRATVIERSASGVSE is encoded by the coding sequence GTGGACGGGCCTGGCCACACCGACCATCCGGCGGCGAAGCTGATCGGCGAGACGCTGCTGTCGTTCTCGATGCCGATCGAGCGCGGCAAGGTGCGCGAGTTCGCGCGGGCCACCGGCGCCGACGTCGCGCTCTACGACGCCGCGGACGCTCCGATCCCGCCGACGTTCCTGGTCTCCTCGATGCTCTGGGAGCCGGCCGGGGTCTCCCTCGTCGAACGGCTCGGCCTCGATCTGACGCGCGTGCTGCAGGGCGGCCAGGAGTACCGGTTCCCCGGCGAGCTGCCGCGGGTCGGGGATCACCTCGACATCGACGTCACCGTCGAGTCCGTGACGTCCAAACCCGGGAAGCGGGGCTCGATGACCTTTCTCGTGCTGCTGACGACGTACCGCCGCGGGGGCGGCATCGTCGCCGAGGGCCGGGCCACGGTCATCGAGCGGAGTGCCTCAGGAGTGTCGGAGTGA
- a CDS encoding MaoC/PaaZ C-terminal domain-containing protein, which translates to MKPGDTLPERTFGPQTRTDIVRYQGASGDFNPVHHDDEFARAGGLPDAISVGMLQAGYLGTYCVDLFGPTAVRSIAVRFAEPVRPGDVLTCAGTVADVRPEGDGRVADLDLRITRSGGGVAVTGAVTVRLEN; encoded by the coding sequence GTGAAGCCCGGCGACACCCTGCCCGAGCGCACATTCGGCCCGCAGACCCGAACCGACATCGTCCGCTACCAGGGGGCGAGCGGGGACTTCAACCCCGTCCACCACGACGACGAGTTCGCCCGCGCGGGCGGGCTGCCCGACGCGATCAGCGTCGGCATGCTGCAGGCGGGTTACCTCGGGACGTACTGCGTCGACCTGTTCGGGCCGACCGCGGTGCGCTCGATTGCCGTCCGTTTCGCCGAGCCGGTCCGGCCCGGCGACGTCCTCACCTGCGCCGGCACCGTCGCCGACGTCCGGCCCGAGGGCGACGGCCGCGTCGCCGACCTCGACCTGCGAATCACACGCTCCGGCGGCGGGGTCGCCGTCACCGGTGCCGTGACCGTCCGACTGGAGAACTGA
- a CDS encoding zinc ribbon domain-containing protein: MPPQIPAVAYLRIDPPGLVGSRCADCGAVYLLARIACASCGGANLTADVELATTGTVTTATVVRRGMPGVPTPFTSGVVALDGGGFVRCTLTGAEDPVAVVGRRAALETGVVGTDVAGTAAVGFTFRVEAA; the protein is encoded by the coding sequence ATGCCCCCACAGATCCCGGCCGTCGCCTACCTGCGAATCGACCCACCCGGCCTCGTCGGCTCGCGCTGCGCGGACTGCGGCGCGGTGTACCTGCTGGCGCGGATCGCGTGTGCGTCCTGCGGGGGCGCGAACCTGACCGCTGACGTCGAGCTGGCGACCACCGGCACCGTCACGACCGCCACCGTCGTGCGCCGCGGGATGCCGGGAGTGCCGACCCCGTTCACCAGCGGCGTCGTCGCGCTCGACGGCGGTGGCTTCGTCCGCTGCACGTTGACCGGGGCCGAGGACCCGGTCGCGGTCGTCGGGCGGCGGGCCGCGCTGGAGACCGGTGTGGTCGGGACCGACGTCGCCGGCACGGCGGCCGTCGGGTTCACGTTCCGGGTGGAGGCGGCATGA
- a CDS encoding thiolase C-terminal domain-containing protein, with translation MSAPIWVVGADMTRFTRYDDADVATLGGTAARGALSDAGVTIHEMQFVAVGNVFEALTGVGQRVLHEIGMTGVPVVNVVNACATGATAVRAAIAAIRAGEADTALAVGVEQLGKRGLLAAPEEPRPAEYTPRGRDGSVLDTEGLIGSSTMPAVFAEAGVEYLAANPEASADHFFRIAEKNHAHSTLNPLAQYRKRFSFDQIRDGDMIAWPNTALMCSPTSDGAAAVVVVNEAGLATLDPGVRARAVRVAASVLVSDPWVPDAEARWDVSTVTRNAAAAAYEQAGLGPEDLDLVELHDCFATAELLHYENLQLCKPGDAVRFLESGAPWRDGSLPVNVSGGLLSKGHPLGATGVAGVYEIVTHLRGEAGDRQIPGARVGLAHVLGLGSACAVHILQK, from the coding sequence ATGAGCGCGCCGATCTGGGTCGTGGGCGCGGACATGACGCGCTTCACCCGGTACGACGATGCGGACGTCGCCACCCTGGGCGGCACCGCCGCGCGGGGTGCCCTGAGCGACGCCGGGGTGACGATTCACGAGATGCAGTTCGTCGCCGTTGGCAACGTCTTCGAGGCGCTGACGGGCGTCGGGCAGCGGGTGCTGCACGAGATCGGGATGACGGGCGTGCCGGTCGTCAACGTCGTCAACGCGTGCGCGACGGGGGCGACGGCGGTCCGCGCCGCGATCGCCGCGATCCGCGCGGGGGAGGCCGACACCGCGCTCGCGGTCGGCGTCGAGCAGCTCGGCAAGCGCGGGCTGCTCGCGGCGCCGGAGGAGCCGCGGCCGGCCGAGTACACGCCGCGCGGTCGGGACGGTTCGGTGCTCGACACCGAGGGGCTGATCGGCAGTTCGACGATGCCGGCGGTGTTCGCCGAGGCCGGGGTCGAGTACCTGGCCGCGAACCCGGAGGCGTCGGCCGACCACTTCTTCCGCATCGCGGAGAAGAACCACGCGCACTCGACGCTCAACCCGCTGGCGCAGTACCGGAAGCGGTTCAGCTTCGATCAGATCCGTGACGGCGACATGATCGCGTGGCCGAACACCGCGTTGATGTGCTCGCCGACCAGTGACGGCGCGGCCGCGGTCGTCGTCGTCAACGAGGCCGGGCTCGCGACGCTCGACCCGGGCGTGCGGGCGCGCGCGGTGCGGGTGGCGGCGTCGGTGCTCGTCTCGGACCCGTGGGTCCCGGACGCCGAGGCGCGGTGGGACGTCAGCACCGTGACGCGGAACGCCGCGGCCGCCGCCTACGAGCAGGCCGGCCTCGGGCCCGAGGACCTCGATCTCGTCGAGCTCCACGACTGCTTCGCCACCGCGGAGCTGCTGCACTACGAGAACCTGCAGCTCTGCAAACCCGGTGACGCGGTGCGGTTCCTGGAGTCCGGCGCGCCCTGGCGCGACGGGTCGTTGCCCGTGAACGTCTCCGGGGGCCTGCTGTCCAAGGGTCACCCCCTCGGCGCGACCGGCGTCGCTGGTGTCTACGAGATCGTCACCCACCTTCGCGGCGAGGCCGGCGACCGCCAGATCCCCGGCGCTCGCGTCGGCCTCGCCCACGTCCTCGGCCTCGGCAGCGCCTGCGCCGTCCACATCCTGCAGAAGTAG
- a CDS encoding ABC transporter substrate-binding protein: protein MKRTRAQVWSATAVVCCLALLLAGCGTRRTHDELKTALVDQFPTAAGSQLAPGAVTDPGTTPAQPQQPAAPEAPAPGATTAPGAVATTAPGTNPNAGGPKPAATTKAQPGAGATGGGSGRPCTGTEKPIVLGSVGQQSGIAGAVTMNGPKAVSAWVASVNAAGGLACHQVRYLIADDGGSPAKHAAQVQQLVERDGVIAFVQMNPALSWSGSEKYLVAKKIPVIGTDTSYDMVYNHPNFFPQASSGKYSVQASIGAASTSFSPEAKANFGVLSCQEIAACTYLADNAKSLADLFGLTLKYSGRVSITQPDYTSVCVAAKNAGVKGLFVILDANSVHRFARSCTSVQYKPQIITPGTGVTPSMTGDPNLEGFFQSLMVAPFTDPSIPGVKEMKSVLTRFAPGLDHSGQTAVGWVSAKLVEHASQFFPAKDSLTSADVLASMYRVKNFTAGGMTAPLTYTQGENAKPFVCWASTTIRNGAWATASKWTCKK, encoded by the coding sequence GTGAAGAGGACGCGCGCGCAGGTGTGGTCGGCGACGGCCGTCGTCTGCTGCCTCGCGTTGCTGCTCGCCGGCTGCGGGACCCGGCGCACTCATGACGAGCTGAAGACCGCGCTCGTCGACCAGTTCCCGACGGCCGCCGGGAGTCAGCTCGCGCCCGGCGCCGTCACCGATCCGGGGACCACGCCGGCCCAGCCCCAGCAGCCCGCTGCCCCCGAGGCGCCGGCCCCCGGGGCGACCACCGCGCCCGGTGCCGTCGCCACCACCGCTCCGGGCACCAACCCGAACGCCGGCGGCCCGAAACCGGCCGCGACGACGAAGGCGCAGCCCGGCGCCGGGGCGACCGGCGGCGGATCGGGCCGACCGTGCACCGGTACCGAGAAGCCGATCGTTCTCGGTTCCGTCGGCCAGCAGTCGGGCATCGCCGGCGCGGTCACGATGAACGGCCCGAAGGCCGTGTCGGCGTGGGTGGCGTCGGTCAACGCGGCCGGTGGTCTGGCGTGCCATCAGGTCCGGTACCTCATCGCGGACGACGGCGGGAGCCCGGCCAAGCACGCCGCGCAGGTTCAGCAACTCGTCGAGCGCGACGGCGTCATCGCGTTCGTGCAGATGAATCCGGCACTGTCCTGGAGCGGCAGCGAGAAGTACCTCGTGGCCAAGAAGATTCCGGTGATCGGGACCGACACGTCCTACGACATGGTCTACAACCACCCGAACTTCTTCCCGCAGGCCTCGAGTGGGAAGTACAGCGTGCAGGCCTCGATCGGGGCGGCGTCGACGAGCTTCAGCCCGGAGGCGAAGGCCAACTTCGGGGTGCTCTCCTGCCAGGAGATCGCGGCCTGCACCTACCTCGCCGACAACGCGAAGAGCCTCGCCGACTTGTTCGGCCTGACGCTGAAGTACAGCGGGCGCGTGTCGATCACGCAGCCGGACTACACGTCGGTCTGTGTCGCCGCGAAGAACGCCGGGGTCAAAGGCCTGTTCGTCATCCTCGACGCCAACAGCGTCCACCGGTTCGCCCGCTCGTGCACGTCCGTGCAGTACAAGCCGCAGATCATCACGCCGGGTACGGGCGTGACGCCGTCGATGACCGGGGACCCCAACCTCGAGGGCTTCTTCCAGTCGCTGATGGTCGCGCCGTTCACCGACCCGTCGATCCCGGGCGTGAAGGAGATGAAGTCGGTCCTGACGCGGTTCGCGCCGGGTCTCGACCACTCCGGCCAGACCGCGGTCGGCTGGGTGTCGGCCAAGCTCGTCGAGCACGCGTCGCAGTTCTTCCCGGCCAAGGATTCCTTGACGAGCGCGGACGTCCTCGCCTCCATGTACAGGGTGAAGAACTTCACCGCCGGCGGGATGACAGCGCCCCTGACCTACACGCAGGGGGAGAACGCCAAGCCGTTCGTGTGCTGGGCCAGCACCACGATCCGCAACGGCGCGTGGGCCACCGCGTCGAAGTGGACGTGCAAGAAGTGA
- a CDS encoding ABC transporter permease subunit produces the protein MSSVLPFLITGLVTGSLYALAGLGLVLTYRTSGVFNFGHGAIAAGGAFCFYTLHTTHGMPWPPAMVLTVAAFALVGGPLLELLTRSLGAAPAAIGVIVTVGLFLAVTGVLNQIYGATIRQADQFLPEDGPAVSGVVISYGQMITAGIALAGAVGLFLFLRTSRLGVAMRAVVDNPSLVGLTGQTPARVRRVAWMIGSGFAALSGILLAPVLGLDATLLTLLVVQAFGGCAIGLFKSLPMTYVGGLVVGVAAALATRFLTSFPLNQIPPAVPFLILMAVLLVVPVRMLPGTRTLPQPLASAARPLNPRMSAGLGIAGLVFLLLVPALVGSRLPVWIDAMSSVCLFGSLALLIWTSGQMSLCQITFAALGATTMAHLTGNGVPWVLALLLAGLFTVPIGAIIAIPAIRFSGIYLALVTFGFGVFMRYVVYPTSWMFGQDLSASAERMQVGPIEAQTSEKWHYYVALTVAVLTVAALVAVNRSRFGRLLRGLAESPTMLGTLGLDVNVTRLLLFCVSAFFAGVGGALMSSQYTVSATSFNPIQSLLLVAVLGICAIAGTRLILTTVLAAVFFSIVPGYATSFDAEAQTLVFGVLAVVAGLTIANRDRLSAWLRREAAERAPRVSHGPAAARGNWTPPWPSAARSSQERELVGGRRS, from the coding sequence ATGAGCAGCGTCCTGCCGTTCCTCATCACCGGTCTGGTGACCGGGTCGCTCTACGCCCTCGCCGGCCTCGGCCTGGTGCTGACCTACCGGACCTCGGGCGTCTTCAACTTCGGCCACGGCGCGATCGCCGCCGGTGGCGCCTTCTGCTTCTACACGCTGCACACCACGCACGGGATGCCGTGGCCGCCGGCGATGGTCCTCACCGTCGCCGCGTTCGCGCTGGTCGGGGGCCCGCTGCTCGAACTGCTGACGCGGTCGCTCGGCGCCGCGCCGGCGGCGATCGGCGTCATCGTGACGGTGGGTCTGTTCCTCGCCGTCACCGGTGTGCTGAACCAGATCTACGGTGCGACGATCCGGCAGGCGGACCAGTTCCTCCCCGAGGACGGGCCGGCCGTGTCGGGCGTCGTCATCAGTTACGGCCAGATGATCACCGCGGGCATCGCGCTCGCCGGTGCGGTGGGACTGTTTCTGTTCCTGCGCACCAGCCGTCTCGGGGTCGCGATGCGCGCGGTGGTCGACAACCCGTCGCTGGTCGGGCTCACCGGACAGACGCCGGCGCGGGTCCGTCGCGTCGCGTGGATGATCGGGTCCGGCTTCGCGGCGCTCTCCGGCATCCTCCTCGCGCCGGTGCTCGGGCTCGACGCGACGCTGCTGACACTGCTCGTCGTGCAGGCGTTCGGCGGCTGCGCGATCGGGCTGTTCAAGAGCCTGCCGATGACCTACGTCGGTGGTCTCGTCGTCGGCGTCGCGGCCGCGCTGGCGACGCGGTTCCTCACCTCGTTCCCGCTGAACCAGATCCCGCCGGCGGTGCCGTTCCTGATCCTCATGGCGGTGCTGCTCGTCGTGCCGGTGCGGATGCTGCCGGGGACGCGCACGCTGCCGCAGCCGCTCGCCTCGGCCGCGCGGCCGCTGAACCCGCGAATGTCCGCCGGTCTCGGGATCGCGGGCCTGGTGTTCCTGCTGCTGGTGCCGGCGCTGGTCGGCTCCCGGCTGCCGGTGTGGATCGACGCGATGAGCTCGGTCTGCCTCTTCGGCTCGCTCGCGCTGCTGATCTGGACGTCGGGCCAGATGTCGCTGTGCCAGATCACCTTCGCGGCCCTCGGCGCGACGACGATGGCCCACCTCACCGGCAACGGCGTCCCGTGGGTGCTCGCGCTGCTGCTCGCCGGCCTGTTCACGGTGCCGATCGGCGCGATCATCGCGATCCCGGCGATCCGCTTCTCCGGCATCTACCTCGCGCTGGTGACCTTCGGCTTCGGCGTCTTCATGCGGTACGTCGTGTACCCGACGTCCTGGATGTTCGGGCAGGACCTCTCCGCCTCCGCCGAGCGCATGCAGGTCGGGCCGATCGAGGCGCAGACCAGCGAGAAGTGGCACTACTACGTCGCGCTCACGGTCGCCGTGCTCACCGTCGCCGCGCTGGTCGCGGTCAACCGCAGTCGGTTCGGCCGCCTGCTCCGCGGCCTGGCGGAGAGCCCCACGATGCTCGGGACGCTCGGGCTCGACGTCAACGTCACCCGGCTGCTGCTGTTCTGCGTCTCGGCGTTCTTCGCCGGTGTCGGTGGCGCGCTGATGAGCAGTCAGTACACGGTCTCGGCGACGAGCTTCAACCCGATCCAGTCGCTGCTGCTGGTCGCGGTGCTCGGCATCTGCGCGATCGCCGGCACCCGCCTGATCCTCACGACGGTCCTGGCCGCGGTGTTCTTCTCGATCGTGCCCGGGTACGCCACCTCGTTCGACGCCGAGGCGCAGACGCTGGTGTTCGGTGTGCTGGCCGTCGTCGCGGGTCTGACGATCGCGAACCGGGACCGCCTGTCGGCCTGGCTCCGGCGCGAGGCCGCCGAGCGGGCGCCGCGGGTTTCGCACGGGCCCGCCGCCGCCCGGGGCAACTGGACCCCGCCGTGGCCGAGCGCGGCCCGGTCGTCCCAGGAGCGCGAGCTGGTCGGAGGGCGGCGGTCGTGA